From a single Okeanomitos corallinicola TIOX110 genomic region:
- a CDS encoding glycosyltransferase family 4 protein, with protein MRIAYVCADLGIPVFGKKGCSIHVQEVIRALEKQGSEVELLATRIGGTPPIDLANIIVHKLPYIPKVEIEVREKIALGINEDLRLNLQGLGNIDLIYERYSLWSYSAMEFAQKRGIPGILEVNSPLIKEQIKYRGLIDVDSAEMVASRVFEAAAAVIAVSEEVKTYLIKYVDAEKIYVIPNGVNPDRFSNLNVAAESEDFTVGFVGTFKPWHGLSILTEAFAQLHQKVPQSRLLIVGDGPERENIQAELSVLGLDDCIEFTGAVNPDQVPQFLAKMNVAVAPYPAQSDFYFSPLKVYEYMAAGLPVVVSKIGQLVDLIEPEVNGIFCPPGDAIALAEALEKLWRSPSLRHSLGQAARQKVIKNHTWNDVAQQILHIAGLYGDLKL; from the coding sequence GTGAGAATTGCTTATGTTTGTGCTGATTTGGGGATTCCTGTTTTTGGGAAAAAAGGTTGTTCTATTCATGTTCAGGAGGTGATACGAGCATTAGAAAAACAAGGTAGTGAGGTTGAATTGTTGGCTACTAGAATTGGGGGAACACCACCAATAGATTTAGCTAATATTATTGTTCATAAATTGCCTTATATTCCCAAGGTAGAAATAGAAGTTAGGGAAAAAATAGCTTTGGGAATTAATGAGGATTTACGTTTAAATTTACAGGGTTTGGGAAATATTGATCTGATTTATGAGCGTTATTCTCTGTGGAGTTATAGCGCGATGGAATTTGCCCAAAAAAGAGGTATTCCAGGAATATTAGAGGTGAATTCTCCTTTGATTAAAGAACAAATAAAATATCGGGGTTTGATTGATGTTGATAGTGCTGAAATGGTAGCAAGTCGGGTTTTTGAAGCTGCTGCTGCTGTAATTGCGGTTTCGGAGGAAGTAAAAACCTATTTAATCAAGTATGTAGATGCTGAAAAAATTTATGTAATTCCTAATGGGGTTAATCCTGACAGGTTTTCTAATCTTAATGTTGCTGCTGAATCAGAAGATTTTACTGTGGGATTTGTGGGGACATTCAAACCTTGGCATGGGTTATCAATTCTCACAGAAGCTTTTGCTCAATTACACCAAAAAGTTCCCCAATCCCGACTTTTAATTGTTGGTGATGGTCCAGAAAGGGAAAATATTCAGGCTGAATTATCGGTGCTTGGATTAGATGATTGTATTGAATTTACTGGTGCGGTAAATCCTGATCAAGTTCCGCAATTTTTAGCAAAAATGAATGTTGCTGTTGCACCTTATCCAGCACAATCAGATTTTTATTTTTCACCTTTGAAAGTTTATGAATATATGGCGGCTGGTTTGCCTGTGGTTGTGAGTAAAATTGGACAATTAGTAGATTTAATTGAACCGGAAGTTAATGGTATTTTTTGTCCTCCGGGGGATGCGATCGCTCTAGCAGAAGCATTAGAAAAATTGTGGCGATCGCCTTCTCTCCGTCACAGTCTCGGACAAGCTGCACGTCAAAAGGTGATCAAAAATCATACCTGGAATGATGTAGCTCAACAAATTCTGCATATAGCGGGACTCTATGGGGATTTAAAACTATAA